In Nomia melanderi isolate GNS246 chromosome 5, iyNomMela1, whole genome shotgun sequence, a single genomic region encodes these proteins:
- the NitFhit gene encoding ntrilase and fragile histidine triad fusion protein NitFhit: protein MISMRFVIGFTSVKHCRTLFARQFSIMANPLIAVCQMTSTNNKETNLQTVRELAEKAKSRSACMAFFPEACDYLADNKKDTIAMAQPLNGSTVASYKEIAKNNKIWLSLGGIHEALSNNEQKICNTHIVINSDGDIVSTYRKAHLFDMENKNTGVRLMESDYVVAGDKIEPPISTPIGKLALSICYDMRFPELALVLRNMGAEILTYPSAFTYQTGAAHWEIILRARAIETQCYVVAAAQSGTHNKKRVSWGHAMIIDPWGTIVAQCSDKADVAIAEIDLGLIQQIRENMPCENHRRTDLYPKMECSKH from the exons atgataagCATGCGATTTGTTATCGGTTTTACTAGTGTCAAACATTGCag gaCATTGTTCGCAAGGCAGTTTAGCATTATGGCAAACCCATTAATTGCCGTGTGTCAAATGACATCAactaataataaagaaactaatttacaaACTGTTCGTGAACTAGCTGAAAAAGCTAAGTCCAGATCAGCTTGT ATGGCATTTTTTCCTGAAGCATGTGATTATTTAGCAGATAATAAAAAAGACACCATAGCAATGGCACAGCCATTAAATGGATCAACTGTAGCTTCTTACAAAGAGAttgcaaagaataataaaatttggcTCTCATTAGGTGGAATTCATGAAGCA TTATCCAATAATGagcaaaaaatatgtaacacacatattgtaataaatagtgATGGTGATATTGTTAGTACTTATCGAAAAGCTCATTTATTTgatatggaaaataaaaataccgGTGTTAGATTGATGGAATCAGATTATGTTGTAGCAGGTGATAAAATTGAACCACCTATATCAACACCAATTGGTAAATTAGCACTTAGTATT TGTTATGATATGCGTTTTCCTGAATTGGCCCTTGTACTGAGAAACATGGGAGCAGAAATCCTGACATATCCATCAGCATTTACATACCAAACAGGTGCTGCACATTGGGAAATAATATTACGTGCTCGAGCAATAGAAACACAATGTTATGTTGTAGCTGCAGCTCAAAGTGGGACGCATAACAAAAAGAGAGTGAGCTGGGGTCATGCCATG ATTATAGATCCCTGGGGCACAATTGTGGCCCAATGTAGCGATAAGGCTGATGTTGCAATAGCAGAAATAGATCTAGGTCTTATTCAACAAATTCGAGAAAACATGCCATGCGAAAATCATCGTAGAACAGATTTATATCCAAAAATGGAATGCTCAAAACATTAA
- the EMC3 gene encoding ER membrane protein complex subunit 3: MAELLLDPNIRGWVFLPIVVITFLVGIIRHYVSILLASQKKVELHQVQDSQVMIRSRLLRENGQYIPKMAFISRRHFFNNEETGYFKTQKRAPVSQNPITDPNVMIDMLKGNVTNVLPTVLIGGWINWMLSGFVTTKVPFPLTLRFKPMLQRGVELVTLDAAWVSSASWYFLNVFGLRSIYTLVLGENNAADAFRIQQDAVSGAAMSMPPDPKAAFKSEWEALEIYEHNWALQGVEADLIGSQRTDTSESSK; encoded by the exons ATGGCCGAGTTGCTTTTAGATCCAAACATTCGGGGTTGGGTGTTCCTGCCTATTGTGGTAATTACGTTTCTTGTAGGGATTATCCGTCATTATGTTTCGATACTGCTTGCCTCACAGAAGAAGGTTGAACTTCATCAAGTACAAGACAG TCAAGTGATGATACGCTCTAGATTACTTAGGGAAAATGGTCAATATATTCCAAAGATGGCATTTATTAGCAGAAgacatttctttaataatgaaGAAACAGGGTATTTCAAGACACAGAAACGTGCTCCTGTATCACAGAATCCAATAACAGATCCCAATGTGATGATAGATATGTTAAAGGGAAATGTGACGAATGTTTTGCCAACTGTGCTCATAGGAGGATGGATCAATTGGATGCTGTCTGGTTTTGTTACTA CCAAAGTGCCATTCCCATTGACATTGCGTTTCAAACCAATGTTACAACGCGGTGTAGAACTAGTTACTCTTGATGCTGCATGGGTTTCATCTGCATCTTGGTATTTCCTTAATGTGTTTGGATTGAGATCCATTTATACCCTTGTTCTTGGGGAGAACAATGCAGCAGATGCTTTTAGAATTCAACAGGATGCAGTGTCTGGTGCTGCAATGTCTATGCCACCAGATCCAAAAGCAGCTTTCAAATCAGAATGGGAAGCATTAGAAATATATGAACATAATTGGGCATTGCAGGGTGTCGAAGCGGATCTTATAGGATCTCAAAGAACAGACACTAGTGAAA GTagcaaataa